The Strix aluco isolate bStrAlu1 chromosome 23, bStrAlu1.hap1, whole genome shotgun sequence DNA window CCCCGCCACGTCCCTGGGGTTTACTACCCCAACTGCTTCGAGATGGGTGGTTGTTCTCGCCTGCGTGGCTGAGAAGATGGAGTGTTTCCCGACTCCGGCTGCGAGCGCACCCCTATGCCTGAGTATCCTTTTTTGCAAATCAAAAAGAGTTTTGCCACCTGCACAAACTCTGCTTGGGATCGGAGCGTCTGCGTGGCTCCCCTGTGCTATTATCCCTGTTCCGGCGGTGACTTTGGGAGTGGCAAGGGCAGCAAGTTTGTTCTTGATGCTCAGGGCACAAGAGGATCCAGTTTCCTCTCCCGTAGCTGGGCTATCAGGGGCCACTTAAGGAGTCGCTGTGTCCAGAAGGGCTAGCTGGTGTGGCTGGAAGAAGCCACGTGAGCTGTTATCTCCATGAGACACAAACATCAGTGCTTCAATCTAGAAATCAGATCTGAAACCCTTGGCCTGGCTCTTTGAGGTGCTCTTCCACCTTCTGATGAAGCAGCAAAAGCATTTATATCTATACTTTTAGTGCAATTGAGTGCTCTGGTGCACCCGAGATGATAATTTCTGGGCTGATGTGAGCTTGCTTTGACCCTTCTGTGTCCTTTCACCCAGGTATCGCCATATTCTGCATGCTGTTAACTTATTACATGTGGATCAAAGCTGTCAAAACCGGCTCCATCTATTGGGCAGCGATGTGTGCTCTCGCCTATTTCTACATGGTAGGTGCTCCTTCCCCCGGCGCTGAGGTTTTTCTGACTCCACTCTGGATGTACTGCCCAAAAATACACAGTGTGCCGTTCCTGCGGCCTTGTTTTTGGGGAGCTAGAACCTCCGTAAAGGGCTTGGTGGGAAAATGGAATGAATGATTTCTTCATTCGCTTCCACTTATCAAAACTAGCGCTTTTATACGTGCAGTTTTATTACAGTGTtgaaaaaatcttgttttctggCAGCTGTGAGCGTTGAGGCTGCCCTTAGAGAGAGCACATCTCAGCTGGCTTTGCCGCTGGGTGAAAATCCCGCGCAAGATCCCAGGAAAAATCAAACCTGCCGCGTTTGACCTCTGCTGTTCAACCTCTTCAGTCCTGGAACCTgcggggtttttttgtctgttttctctctcGGCAGGTCTCCTCGTGGGGTGGCTACGTCTTTCTGATTAACCTCATCCCCTTGCACGTTCTTGTGCTGATGCTGACCGGCCGCTTCTCCCACAGGATCTACGTAGCTTATTGCACAGTCTACTGCTTGGGAACCATCCTCTCGATGCAGATCTCCTTTGTTGGCTTCCAGGTGGGGACCAGAAGGATTTGCAGACTCAAGGATGGTCATTTTATGGGTCATTTCATGGATTGTAGCAGAACAACAGCGAGGTGGCACCTGGTTTCTCCTCTTGCCTTCGCTGTTGACATTATAAGTGGCTTCTGGTTCTAGCTCCTGTTACGCTGATTCGTTGTGACCTTTGGCAAGATCAGTTTTGGAGGTGCTGGATGACTTTCAAAGCTGCTAATAACCTTCATGGCACTGGTTGccttttgtgaaaatatttctggtttcGGTGAAGGAAATGCTTGCGCCAGCGTGCGTCTTGGTATAGCAGGAAAAACGCCCGCTTAGCTCACGTTTTCAAGAGAATCAGTTAAATTTTCCACATGAATTCCTATCTGGGAATCGAAGCTGATGTAAAAAAGTAACTCACGGCAGCTGCTGTCCGTGGGGAGGGGACTGTTTGCCATGACTTTGGCAGCGATTTTGCTGAGAAgggatttgtaaaaaaaaaaaagctgatatCGGGCCCAACACAGCTCTTGTTCTCCTCCGTGTCTGATCACGCTCTCCCCTGCTCGCAGCCCGTCCTCTCCTCAGAGCACATGGCTGCCCTCGGAGTCTTCGGCTTGTGTCAGATCCACGCCTTCGTAGACTACCTTCGGAGCAAGCTGAACCCGCAGCAATTCGAAATCCTCTTCCGGAGCGTCATTTCCCTGGTTGGCTTTGTCCTCCTCACCATCGGGGCCGTGCTGATGCTGACAGGTAGCCCGAGATGGTGGCGATGAGCATGTTTCACCGCTggctttccctcctttcctttttttttttgccttttcctcctctgaagAGCACATAATTTGTCAGTCCTAACTCTGCCTTCCTGCCCACGCTGTGGTTTCGGTGCTTGCGAGTCCCCCTCCCAGGGGAGGCTGGGACCTGCCCTAATTTGTGCcttaacaggaaaatatttcacaagcAGCTGTGTAAAATCTGGGCTCCGGGTGATACAGGGTGCAGAGACAAACCTGCCGTGACTCAGCGGGGACGCTGAGCTGGTGCTTCAGAAACTGCACGTCGATCTGTAGTAGCGAAGAGATGCTAAAAATAAGGTCGGGTGGGGGAGAAGTCTTTTTAGGGTAAAATTGCGCtgtatttcctttctaaaatggTCGTTTTGAGTAATAGAGATGTTAAACGAGGCCCAGGATTGCTCGCTCAGCCTTGTACGTGCATCCTGTGTGAGAGAACGTATCAGCGTTGCTGGTTACTCTGATGGAACtgaatatgattatttttttttcctctttcctaggGAAAATCTCCCCGTGGACGGGGCGTTTCTACTCCCTGCTGGATCCTTCCTATGCAAAGAACAACATCCCCATCATCGCCTCCGTCTCCGAGCACCAGCCCACCACTTGGTCCTCCTATTACTTTGACCTGCAGCTTCTCGTTTTCATGTTCCCGGGTGAGCCCAGCGCAGACGTTGTCAGATTTATTCAATCACCGCGTGACACCGGAAGGGTTTTATTCCGCCGGCCGCGACggcagcctgccctctcctcacGGTGCTGAGTCTGCAGAGGCTGTGTGCCTCGGCGGCTGGTTTTTATTTCAGGCAACAGCTGCTAAGGTGAACCTgaccctttttctctttcctcttcgcAGTTGGTCTGTATTACTGCTTCAGTAACCTCTCGGACGCCCGCATTTTTATCATCATGTACGGCGTGACCAGCATGTACTTCTCCGCTGTGATGGTgagggctgctgcctgctgggcGTGAGCACCATGACAAAATGGTCTTAACCTGAATTTAATCTATCTTTCTGAACTTGTTGATGATGGTTCTTCCACCCTGAGCCGGCTGAAATGTTCATGAGGCTTTTCTCCCTTCCTTAAAACCAGTTTATTCGCCCCTTTGTGCAGTGAGGGAACGTGACGTTGCAAAACTTTCTGGTTTTGGTGTTATTTGCTTCCTTACGGCCACCGCTGTCCGCCCCTGGGTCTCTGTTCCTGGTCTCCCATAGCTGAGTTGCAAACCCAAATAAATTCTCCAGGTATCTGAGCAGGGACCGATGACAACCGGCTGCTTAGGAGCCCGTTTCCATTCTTGCTCTAGCACCCCGAGCCCTAAATGCGGGTTGATTTCTGATGTGGAGGCACCTACTAGTTCTTGCTCCACCTTGGAGTTAAAGGGTGTTCAGTTGAGGCCCACTGGCCAATTTTGAGGTCTTCAGAGAACTCCCCTCGGCGGCATCTGAGATGGTGGCAACTGCCCCTCTAAGCTAAAAAAATCAGCTCCAGGTTTATCTTGAGGCTGATGTTTCCGCTGAATTCGAGATGCTGAATTAGGGATGGCATTTAATTTCTCTCGTTTCTCAGATTTCTGCCCGGATTTCTGCTCTGACCGGCACCGACAATTCTGCTCTTGCCTGTAGGTGCGTCTCATGCTGGTGCTGGCCCCGGTGATGTGCATCCTCTCCGGCATCGGGGTTTCTCAGGTGTTGTCCACCTACATGAAGAACCTGGATATCAGCCGGCCGGACAAGAAGAGCAAAAAGCAACAAGATTCCACCTATCCCATCAAAAACGAAGTGAGTGTTGGGCCGGCTTGGGCCTAGTCCTGGTGGGGCCAAGTGTGAGAGGCTGATGGCCTCTTCCCTCCAGTGTTGACCCCGATTTGTTCCCCCAGGTTGCCAGTGGCATGATCCTGGTCATGGCTTTCTTCCTCATCACCTACACCTTCCATTCCACCTGGGTAACCAGCGAGGCGTACTCCTCCCCCTCCATCGTGCTGTCTGCCCGGGGCGGCGACGGCAGCAGGATCATCTTCGATGACTTCAGAGAAGCTTATTATTGGCTGCGTCACAACACGCCAGAGGTAAACGGGGCAGGGAAGTTCAGGTGTTGGGGACCCACCATTGTCCACTGAGGTGCTGACGTCTGGTGTTTGGCCGCAGGACGCGAAGGTGATGTCCTGGTGGGACTACGGGTACCAGATCACCGCCATGGCCAACCGGACCATCCTGGTGGACAACAACACCTGGAACAACACGCACATCTCCCGCGTTGGTCAGGTAGGTCATTCCCTCACctgctgccttgccctgccctgtctGGGGCACCACATGGCGTGGCTGACCCTGTGTCTGCTCCAGGCGATGGCATCCACAGAGGAGAAAGCCTATGAGATCATGAGGGAGCTGGACGTCAGCTATGTGCTGGTCATCTTCGGAGGCCTCACCGGGTATTCCTCTGACGGTAAGATCTTGCTCTCAGCTGGGTCAAACCCATCCATGGGGTGCTGGTGGTGAAGGCTTCTCCAAAAGAGCTCTTGGAGGAGCCAGGTCCCACCTTCAGCTGAGGCTGCAAATGGTACCAAAATGCTCCTCTTGGAAGCTGCACGTACCTTTTTTGCTCTCGCCCAACCCCACCCCTCACCTTGGCTCTCCAACCCAACCCAACTCAACCCCTCGCTCTTGGCTCTCCAACCCAACCCAACTCAACCCCTCGCTCTTGGCTCCCCAACCCAACTCAACCCCTCGCTCCTTCACTCCAACTCTTTGCTCCCCACCTTTCAGATATCAACAAATTCCTGTGGATGGTGCGGATCGGGGGCAGCACAGACACGGGGCGCCACATCAAGGAGCACGACTACTACACCCCCACGGGGGAGTTTCGGGTCGACCGTGAGGgctccccagtgctcctcaactGCCTCATGTACAAGATGTGCTACTACCGCTTCGGCCAGGTCTACACAGAGGCCAGTAAGT harbors:
- the STT3A gene encoding dolichyl-diphosphooligosaccharide--protein glycosyltransferase subunit STT3A, which gives rise to MTKLGFLRLSYEKQDTLLKLLILSMAAVLSFSTRLFSVLRFESVIHEFDPYFNYRTTRFLAEEGFYKFHNWFDDRAWYPLGRIIGGTIYPGLMITSAAIYHVLHFFHITIDIRNVCVFLAPLFSSFTTIVTYHLTKELKDAGAGLLAAAMIAVVPGYISRSVAGSYDNEGIAIFCMLLTYYMWIKAVKTGSIYWAAMCALAYFYMVSSWGGYVFLINLIPLHVLVLMLTGRFSHRIYVAYCTVYCLGTILSMQISFVGFQPVLSSEHMAALGVFGLCQIHAFVDYLRSKLNPQQFEILFRSVISLVGFVLLTIGAVLMLTGKISPWTGRFYSLLDPSYAKNNIPIIASVSEHQPTTWSSYYFDLQLLVFMFPVGLYYCFSNLSDARIFIIMYGVTSMYFSAVMVRLMLVLAPVMCILSGIGVSQVLSTYMKNLDISRPDKKSKKQQDSTYPIKNEVASGMILVMAFFLITYTFHSTWVTSEAYSSPSIVLSARGGDGSRIIFDDFREAYYWLRHNTPEDAKVMSWWDYGYQITAMANRTILVDNNTWNNTHISRVGQAMASTEEKAYEIMRELDVSYVLVIFGGLTGYSSDDINKFLWMVRIGGSTDTGRHIKEHDYYTPTGEFRVDREGSPVLLNCLMYKMCYYRFGQVYTEAKRPPGYDRVRNAEIGNKDFELDVLEEAYTTEHWLVRIYKVKDLDNRGLSRT